One stretch of Candidatus Acidiferrales bacterium DNA includes these proteins:
- a CDS encoding type I phosphomannose isomerase catalytic subunit, which yields MNQLIPLRLKPSMDARLWGRRNLAPLFPGMVNLPQPIGELWLTGEGATFENGPWAGKTLGEVWRSIPNEILGADVPRGNHFPLLAKFLFPREKLSIQVHPDDDYARRKENQPGKTEMWYIVEAAPGAEILLGLKPGVDGPALRAAIASGAAEECLHRIPVRAGDAFFIPPGTVHSIGPDMTICEIEEYSDLTYRLYDFERLDNRGKPRELHVEKALAVIRWAAVAGGCGGRLNPIVFSRKHLGETFLAACRYFAVESWEFDQPVGGVTRTRRFELLIFLEGEGRIEHGASAFEYRRGEVWLIPASLGYFRLQPACGSKLLRALVPDLARDWVEPLRERGATEADWSRITFA from the coding sequence GTGAACCAGCTCATTCCACTGCGACTGAAACCTTCCATGGATGCGCGTCTGTGGGGGAGGCGGAATCTTGCGCCGCTGTTTCCCGGGATGGTGAACTTGCCGCAGCCCATCGGCGAACTGTGGCTGACCGGGGAAGGGGCCACGTTTGAAAATGGCCCCTGGGCGGGCAAGACGCTGGGCGAGGTTTGGCGGAGCATCCCCAACGAAATCCTTGGGGCTGACGTCCCGCGGGGGAACCACTTCCCGCTTCTCGCCAAGTTCCTCTTTCCCCGCGAAAAACTTTCCATTCAGGTCCACCCGGACGATGACTATGCCCGCCGAAAAGAGAACCAGCCCGGCAAGACGGAGATGTGGTACATCGTGGAAGCTGCCCCGGGCGCTGAGATCCTTCTGGGGCTCAAGCCCGGCGTGGACGGGCCGGCACTTCGGGCGGCGATCGCTTCCGGAGCGGCGGAAGAGTGCTTGCATCGCATCCCGGTGCGGGCGGGCGACGCCTTCTTTATTCCCCCGGGCACGGTGCATTCCATCGGGCCAGACATGACGATTTGTGAAATCGAGGAATATTCGGATCTCACCTACCGGCTCTATGATTTCGAGCGACTCGATAACCGGGGCAAGCCGCGCGAGCTTCACGTCGAGAAGGCGCTCGCCGTCATCCGCTGGGCCGCCGTGGCAGGCGGGTGCGGGGGACGGCTCAACCCCATCGTTTTTTCGCGCAAGCATCTCGGGGAAACATTTCTGGCGGCCTGTCGCTACTTTGCCGTGGAAAGCTGGGAGTTTGACCAACCCGTCGGCGGAGTGACCCGGACGCGTCGCTTTGAGTTGCTCATCTTCCTCGAAGGGGAGGGGAGGATCGAGCACGGGGCAAGCGCGTTCGAATATCGCCGGGGCGAGGTCTGGCTCATCCCGGCCAGCCTTGGCTACTTTCGGCTCCAGCCGGCCTGCGGCAGCAAGCTGCTCCGGGCGCTTGTCCCGGACCTGGCCCGCGACTGGGTCGAGCCGCTGCGCGAACGTGGCGCGACAGAAGCCGACTGGTCCCGGATCACGTTTGCCTAG
- a CDS encoding mannose-1-phosphate guanylyltransferase — protein sequence MKSKLLADAVILAGGRGTRFWPRSRAQSPKQLINIVGDGSMLRQTYQRLRPLFPPSRMWVVTTEELVPAVRRQLPHVPARHILAEPVGRNTAAAIGLAAFHLQSRRAGRGESLMAVFPADHVIRRPEKFRRIVRAALAAAASDHHLVILGIEPTRPETGYGYIERGRLATRIHGQAIFHARRFTEKPELLRALGYLRAGRYFWNSGTFFWKVTTFLGHLRRYLPATFAGLSEIAGSIGSRGYARLLRRLYPGLQSISVDYAIMERARDVWVIPCAARGGIGWSDLGSWAAVYEFLARRAGENVSAGRYVALDSKGNFLWSPQKFVAAIGVRDLIVVETPDALLICPRQRAQDVGKIVKWLEQNSQSRLL from the coding sequence ATGAAGTCAAAGCTGCTCGCTGACGCGGTGATCCTGGCCGGTGGCCGAGGCACTCGTTTCTGGCCGCGCAGCCGGGCGCAATCCCCCAAACAGCTCATCAACATTGTCGGCGACGGCTCGATGCTCCGGCAGACCTACCAGCGCCTGCGGCCTCTTTTTCCTCCTTCGCGGATGTGGGTGGTCACCACCGAGGAGCTCGTTCCCGCCGTTCGCAGGCAGCTTCCGCACGTTCCCGCTCGCCACATTTTGGCCGAGCCGGTGGGGCGCAACACCGCTGCCGCCATCGGACTGGCCGCCTTTCACCTCCAGTCCCGCAGAGCGGGACGGGGTGAAAGTTTGATGGCGGTTTTTCCGGCCGATCATGTCATTCGACGCCCGGAGAAATTTCGCCGGATCGTGCGGGCGGCGCTGGCGGCGGCTGCCTCGGATCACCATCTTGTCATTCTCGGAATCGAACCCACTCGCCCCGAGACCGGGTACGGCTACATCGAACGAGGTCGGCTGGCGACCAGAATCCATGGCCAGGCCATCTTCCACGCAAGACGCTTCACCGAAAAACCGGAGCTTCTGCGCGCGCTCGGTTATCTGCGCGCCGGGCGATATTTTTGGAACTCGGGGACTTTCTTCTGGAAGGTGACAACCTTTCTCGGCCATCTCCGCCGATACCTTCCGGCAACGTTTGCCGGGTTATCCGAAATTGCCGGCTCGATCGGCAGCCGAGGCTACGCGCGCCTTCTTCGACGCCTCTATCCCGGCCTCCAGAGCATCTCGGTGGACTATGCTATTATGGAACGAGCGCGTGATGTCTGGGTGATTCCCTGTGCCGCCCGCGGGGGGATCGGCTGGAGCGATCTCGGCTCCTGGGCAGCGGTGTATGAATTCCTGGCGCGAAGGGCCGGCGAAAACGTCTCCGCCGGGCGGTACGTGGCCCTTGATTCGAAAGGCAACTTTTTATGGAGTCCGCAGAAGTTTGTCGCCGCCATCGGCGTGCGCGATTTGATTGTTGTGGAGACCCCGGACGCGCTCCTCATTTGCCCGCGCCAGCGGGCCCAGGACGTCGGAAAAATCGTGAAGTGGCTCGAGCAGAACAGTCAAAGCCGACTGCTCTGA